The sequence below is a genomic window from Sorangiineae bacterium MSr12523.
CCCTTCGGCAAAGAAGTGCGAAAGCTGAACGAGGAAGAGGAAGATCAAACCGCCGTCTTCACGATGGTGGAGAAATCGCCTCCCACCAGCAGCCGCGGAGGCGGCGGTTTCCGGCGATAGATCCCCGGGTTCCCGAGAAGAGGATTGAACAGGGAGGCGGGGAGGCGGGGAGATTTTCAGGGTTTCCAGTCGCTCAATGAGCCGATCGGAAACCTAGAAACTCCCCGTCTCCCCGTCTCCCTGTGAGTCTTCGGGAGCCGCAAATTGGGCCCGCTACGGACGCAGGAGGTAATGTGCGTCCGTGGAGGTCCAAAGCATGGACGGTCTCTTGGTGCCGGTGCGTGAGCGGAAGACTCCGAGGCATGCAGTGCGGCTCGAGTGCCAGGTGGTGCGTGAGCGCGATTTCAAGCTGCTGAGCGAGCAGGCGGTGGACCTGTCCGCCGAGGGCATGCTGGTGCTGACCGATGAAACCGTGCTGACGGGCGAAGAGGTGCTCGTCAGCTTCCGCGTGCCGACGTTGCGCGCGTGGTTCGATGCCGAGGCTACCGTGGCGCGCGTGGTTCATGGCCGCAGGCCGAGCGATCGCGGACGCGGTTTGGGGCTCCAGTTCTCGCGCTTGGGACGCGTCAGCGCGAGCTACGTCAAGGCTGGGTTGTACCGCTATCCACCGACCTTGCCGGGTCGCGAGCCGCGCATCGATTATGCGGAATCGGTCGCGCGCATCATGATGGGGACGGCCTAATGCGTCCCGCCATGCCGATGGTGCTGCTCCAGCAACGTTCCGTCATGCGGCACGCTGTGGAAGTGTCGTGTCAGATCGTGCGCGAGCAAGATATGAAATTGATCGGCCGCCGGTCGCTCGA
It includes:
- a CDS encoding PilZ domain-containing protein, coding for MDGLLVPVRERKTPRHAVRLECQVVRERDFKLLSEQAVDLSAEGMLVLTDETVLTGEEVLVSFRVPTLRAWFDAEATVARVVHGRRPSDRGRGLGLQFSRLGRVSASYVKAGLYRYPPTLPGREPRIDYAESVARIMMGTA